The segment TTTCTATTTGTTGGTTGTTGCTCATTACTAAAATTAACTTCAAATCTATTAAAATATTCCTCAATTAAAACTTCATCAAAAAGTGTTTTTAATATTTTAAACTCATGAGGTACTGTTTTAAAGAACAACAATAATTCTTTATCCCAAAAAGGAGTTCTATGTTCAAAACCAAAAAAGTTGTAAAAACTTGCTGAGTTAAAAATATATTTGGCAATTTTTTCAGTGATATCATAGTTTTCAAAAACCGAACTTGGAATATTTTGATGATAATTTTTATCTAAATTTTTTAAATTAGTTTCAATTTCTTTTTTGAGTATCTTTTTTTCACTTAGAGTAAGATGATAATTGTTAAATTTTCTTTTTAAAATTAAGGGAACTATTTCTTTTGTTTTTAAATCTCTAGGAATTACTTTTAAAAATTGACTTCCACCTAATAAATCTCCGGAATAACCAGGTATAAAAATTGAATCTTTATGTATTAAATTGTTTTCTTTTAAATATTTTACAGCAAAATATTCTTGCAGATTTGGAGTAGAAGAAAATTTACCCGCAAAATGTGTAAACTCATTAAAATCATTACTGTTTAAAAAATCATTAGTTAATTCAGCATCATATTCAATAAAAAACCATTTGAAACCAAGCTTTTTTGCTACTCTTTTAGAGTTTTCAATTTCAGAACTTTTTGAACTACCATAAGTATAACAAATTACATTATTATAGTTGTGTTTTTTTAGAAAAACTGCAATTAATCTTGAGTCAAAACCAGCACTTAAAGGAATCACAACCATTTTATTATCTAAAGAACTTAAAAGTCTTTTAAAAGTATTTTCAAATGCAAGAGTAGCTTCTTTCTTTAAAGAAGAGTATGATATAGAACTTTCGTCTTTTATAGCATAGGTAAAGAAAAAGTTGTTTTCAATTATTTTATTATTTTTAATGATTAAATACTCGTTAGACTGAACTTGAAATACATTCTGTAGCAACGTTTTTTTACCACAAGTATGCAAAGAAGCTTTAAGTTCTAGCTTTGCTAACTTATTAAATTCGCTAATATTATATTTCTCTTTTAAGAAAACAATATCATCACTTATGTGAATTTTCTCATTTTTAAAAGTGTAAAAAAGAGGGAAAGAACGAGTAGTATCTGAAGCTATAAAAACAGCATTATCTACTTTAATTAGTACTGAGAAACACCCATTTATTTCTTTAATTTTTTTGATAAACTTTTCTTTAGATGTAATTTTATCTAAAAACAATAAAGCGTTCTCTTTTTGATAGAAATTGTTATTCCTGTCAAAAAAATATCCTTTTATAAATATTGATTCATTAGAATGCCATTTAAAGCCTTTATTTATTTTTAAAGAAATATCCATTTTTATTGATAAGCTATTTTCTTTTCTTTTGATGTCTTCAAAAGGTAGAAAAATATTAAAATATTAAAAAGCATTCCTACTCCAGAGAAAAGTATGAGAGAAATTATAATGTTATTATAAAAATAATAACCAATAAACATTGCTAAAAACCTAAATACTAATGTTATTGAATCAAAAATAAGTATTGTTTTTTGTTTGTTTAAAATTACAATTAACGAAGTTAGAGGGTTACTAAGAAAAGCTATAAATAACCATGGAATTAAAATTCTAGAATATAAGCCTACATCAACCCAAATGTCACCAAAAATATAATCTAAGTAAAAAGAAATAATAATAAGAGGTGTGAAAATTAAGAAACTAATAAATAATAAATTTTTAGAGGTTCTAATTACTAAGTCATTCAAACTATCATCACTATTAAAAACCTTACTTGCTTTGTTAAAAAAAACTTGATTTACAGATTGCTGAATAATACCTACTGGTGCTCTTGTAAATTTTACTGCAAGACCATAAACTCCAACATTATCTAACCCAAAATATGCAGTAATTAAAAGTACAGGAAGTTCATTAGATAGGTTATTAGTTACATTAATTAATGTATTAAAAAACGGAATATCTTTATACTTTTTAGCTTGATGTAACATTCTTTTAAGAGTTACTTCATTCATTAAATTACTTATAGACTTTACAGATAGTTTTATTAAAATTAAAAGTTGTAATAATTGCCCAATAATATGTCCAGGAATTAAACCAAGATAATTAAAGGAACTAAAACCTGTTGCTATTTGAGTAGAACTCATTGCTATAGATTTTGTAATTAAGCCTTTAGAAATGTTTTTAAACATACTTGTTCTGTTATTCCAGTAATCAAATACAGATATAGAACCAAAAAAGAATATACTTATTGGTATTAAATAAATAAAATCTGAAAGTTCAGATATTTCAAAAACACTTAATAAATTATTTTTAAAAAAGAAAATTATTATTAATAATAAAGCACTAAAAAGTAAAACAAATATAATTGAGAAAAAGAATAAATTTATAGCGTCTTTATTATCTTTCGGTAAAATAATGGCTAATTCGTACTGTAAAGTGGATATAGGTTTTAGTATTAGTATTATAGAAGAAAACAATATATATATACCAAATAACTCTGTCGAAAATAATCTTGTAAGCACTAAAATAGAAGCATAAATAACTATCTGACTTATAGCAGAACCTGTTATTAATGTTAAAACATTTTTAACAAACTCTTTTTTTAAAAAAGAAAATAGTTGCATATTACAAACTAATAATAGTGTATTCAAATGTAATGTAAATGACAGAGATAAAACACATCTTTTTTGACTTAGATCATACTTTATGGGATTTTGAGAAAAATTCTGATTTAACATTTCAGAAAGTATTTTCGCATAATAATATAAAATTAGATTTAAATATTTTTTTAACTGTTTATAAACCTTTAAACCTTCAATATTGGAAGTTGTTTAGAGAGGAAAAAATAACAAAAAGTGAATTAAGATATGGGAGGCTAAAAAAAGCATTTGATGCTGTAAATTATACTGTTTCTGATGAGTTAATAGATGTTATAGCTATACAGTACATCGATTTTCTTCCAGATTTCAACCACCTTTTTGAAGGAACTTTTGAAATCTTAGATTATCTTAAAGAAAAGTATGAATTGCATATTATAACAAATGGTTTTGATGAGGTTCAGCATAAAAAAATGGTGAGCTCAAATATTTACCACTATTTTGATAAAATAATTACATCTGAATCCGTGGGGGCTAAAAAACCAAGTTCTAGAGTTTTTGAGTTCGCATTAGAAGTTGCAAACGCTAAAAAAGAAAATTCTGTTATGATTGGTGATAGTTTAGAAGCAGATATTAAAGGCGCTTTAAGCGTTGGTCTGCATGCCATTCATTGTGTTTTTGATAGTGCTAAATCAACAGATGAAGATTTTATCTCTGTAAATAACTTATTAGAAATAAAAGAATACCTTTAACAAAATATTTTATTTTTAAACTAAACATACCTAAAAAATGAAATCCCCCACTATGTTAAGTGTACTTATAAGCACTATTTTTTTTTTATCTTGCTCCAACCCTGTAGATTTTGATCAGCTAAATCAATATTCTTCAGAACAGGTTTTTTCTTTACCTTTTGTAGTCTTTACAATAGATGAGGCAAATTTTGATAGCACTGTTGAACCAGTTCCCTCAATTTTTGAAAGATCAAACTTTAAAATTCTCGATGGTACTTTTATGAAAGAGAGTTTAATACAATTAGAATTTGATTTCGAAATTAAGAATGGAATTAATAGAGCATTTAAAATTGAAATTATATTTCGAGAATTAGATTTTAATGGTATAGAAGGTCGTGAAGTTCATCTGTTAGAATTTAATGTCGATGCTAAAAATCAAGGTTTTACAGAAAAAGTTTTTATAACTAAAGCAGATTCTCCTGATATCCTCAATTTTTTAAGAGTAGAAATTAAGCTGACTTTAGAGGATGATTCAACTCCGATAGATCAAGCAGATGCTGGTGAACTTGAATTCAATTCAGGAATAACAGTTCACTCAAAAGCGAAGTTTTAGTATGAGAAAAGTCGTTTTAATTTTAGTGCTCGTTCTTGCAGTTAATACTTTTTCACAAAACAAACAGGTCTTATATGATTTTGCAGGTTTACCTCAAACTTTATTATTAAATCCTGGCTTAGAAAATAATTTAAAATTTCATGTTGGTTTGCCTTTGATATCTGGTTTTTCTGCAGAAATTGGCTCAACAGGTTTTTCTGTTGCAGATATTTTTGCAGATGATGGCAGGAATATTAATGAAAAAATGGCCTCAGTTTTAGATAATATAGACTCAAAGGATTATCTTAAACTAAATACTCAAATAGAAGTTTTTAGTGCTGGTTATCGCTTTAATGACAAAACATATTTAAGTTTTGGTTTTTATGAGGAATTAGATTTTATTTTCTTCTTACCTAAAGATGTTCTTACACTTGCAACTGAAGGAAATACAACGCCTTTAGGGAGGAGTTTTGATTTTTCTCATTTAAACATTAATGCAGATTTTTTAGGAGTAATTCATGCAGGAATAACTAGAAAAGTAAGCGAAAAATTGACTATTGGTGGTCGTTTAAAAATTTATTCATCTTCTATTAATGTAGAATCTATAAACAATTCCGGAACCTTTACTACTACTACACCAGGAGATAATAATCTATCTGTGAGTAAACTAGAGAATATAAATGTGACCTATAAAACTGCTGGTATAGCTAATGTTAGCGGAGGTTCAGTCTTAACAAATACATTTTTAGGAGGAAATTTAGGTCTTGGTGGAGATGTAGGTTTTTCATACAGCGTAACACCACAATTAAATGTTTCTGGAAGTCTGGTAGATTTTGGTTTTATAAAATATAGTAAGAATATTGAAAATACTACAAGAATAGGTGATTTTACAACGGAAGGATTGAATTTTCAGTATGATGATCAGGATCCCGATTATTGGAAACAATTAGAGGATGATTTTAAAGCAGAAATTCCAGAAGAAATTAACAACGATGCTTACAAAGCTTGGAGACCTGCAAAACTAAATGCTGCAATAAAATATAGCTTTGGTGATAGAAGAAGTGAATCTTGTTATGATAATACTTTCAAAGAATCATATACAGATGCTTTTGGTGTACAGTTGTATTCATTGTTTAGACCATTAAGAAACGAATATGCATTTACGGGTTTTTATGAAAAATCGATTACAAGCAAGATAGATGCAAAATTAACATATACGTTGGATAATTATTCTTATAATAATATAGGGTTGGGTATTTCCGCACAGATTTGGAATATGAATTTTTACGGAATAGTTGATAATATCGCACATTTGTCAGATATTTCGTCAGCAAAAAACGTTTCTTTACAATTCGGATTTAACCTACTATTTAATTAAAATGAAAAGCGCCTTAATAACTATATTTTTATTAGCTTCCAATTTTTTAGTGCTCGGACAAGAAGAGAAAGTGAGTAATTATTAATATATAATTGTGCCAGAACGTTTTTCTTTTTTAAAAGATGCAGACGAATATAAAACAAGTTTACTAACTAAATTTTTATTGCAAAAAAATGGGTACACAGTTTTTTAGAATAAAGAATTGCCATCCGAGATAATTAAAAATAGATATTTAGCATTAACCGCAAACGGGTAAATAACTCTTCTATGTTTGCTACTAAAATAACAATAGTTTTAAAATATTGTTTTGGTAAGGAATTATATTCTTCTA is part of the Polaribacter sp. SA4-10 genome and harbors:
- a CDS encoding asparagine synthase C-terminal domain-containing protein, translated to MDISLKINKGFKWHSNESIFIKGYFFDRNNNFYQKENALLFLDKITSKEKFIKKIKEINGCFSVLIKVDNAVFIASDTTRSFPLFYTFKNEKIHISDDIVFLKEKYNISEFNKLAKLELKASLHTCGKKTLLQNVFQVQSNEYLIIKNNKIIENNFFFTYAIKDESSISYSSLKKEATLAFENTFKRLLSSLDNKMVVIPLSAGFDSRLIAVFLKKHNYNNVICYTYGSSKSSEIENSKRVAKKLGFKWFFIEYDAELTNDFLNSNDFNEFTHFAGKFSSTPNLQEYFAVKYLKENNLIHKDSIFIPGYSGDLLGGSQFLKVIPRDLKTKEIVPLILKRKFNNYHLTLSEKKILKKEIETNLKNLDKNYHQNIPSSVFENYDITEKIAKYIFNSASFYNFFGFEHRTPFWDKELLLFFKTVPHEFKILKTLFDEVLIEEYFNRFEVNFSNEQQPTNRNLKFQKIKNKIKPFFSTFIKQKKLKKNDWNNYQPITNQLLLLIRKNDLKVKRKSNDYNEIIAQWYVYLCQNKVK
- a CDS encoding lipopolysaccharide biosynthesis protein, which produces MNTLLLVCNMQLFSFLKKEFVKNVLTLITGSAISQIVIYASILVLTRLFSTELFGIYILFSSIILILKPISTLQYELAIILPKDNKDAINLFFFSIIFVLLFSALLLIIIFFFKNNLLSVFEISELSDFIYLIPISIFFFGSISVFDYWNNRTSMFKNISKGLITKSIAMSSTQIATGFSSFNYLGLIPGHIIGQLLQLLILIKLSVKSISNLMNEVTLKRMLHQAKKYKDIPFFNTLINVTNNLSNELPVLLITAYFGLDNVGVYGLAVKFTRAPVGIIQQSVNQVFFNKASKVFNSDDSLNDLVIRTSKNLLFISFLIFTPLIIISFYLDYIFGDIWVDVGLYSRILIPWLFIAFLSNPLTSLIVILNKQKTILIFDSITLVFRFLAMFIGYYFYNNIIISLILFSGVGMLFNILIFFYLLKTSKEKKIAYQ
- a CDS encoding YjjG family noncanonical pyrimidine nucleotidase, coding for MTEIKHIFFDLDHTLWDFEKNSDLTFQKVFSHNNIKLDLNIFLTVYKPLNLQYWKLFREEKITKSELRYGRLKKAFDAVNYTVSDELIDVIAIQYIDFLPDFNHLFEGTFEILDYLKEKYELHIITNGFDEVQHKKMVSSNIYHYFDKIITSESVGAKKPSSRVFEFALEVANAKKENSVMIGDSLEADIKGALSVGLHAIHCVFDSAKSTDEDFISVNNLLEIKEYL
- a CDS encoding DUF5723 family protein codes for the protein MRKVVLILVLVLAVNTFSQNKQVLYDFAGLPQTLLLNPGLENNLKFHVGLPLISGFSAEIGSTGFSVADIFADDGRNINEKMASVLDNIDSKDYLKLNTQIEVFSAGYRFNDKTYLSFGFYEELDFIFFLPKDVLTLATEGNTTPLGRSFDFSHLNINADFLGVIHAGITRKVSEKLTIGGRLKIYSSSINVESINNSGTFTTTTPGDNNLSVSKLENINVTYKTAGIANVSGGSVLTNTFLGGNLGLGGDVGFSYSVTPQLNVSGSLVDFGFIKYSKNIENTTRIGDFTTEGLNFQYDDQDPDYWKQLEDDFKAEIPEEINNDAYKAWRPAKLNAAIKYSFGDRRSESCYDNTFKESYTDAFGVQLYSLFRPLRNEYAFTGFYEKSITSKIDAKLTYTLDNYSYNNIGLGISAQIWNMNFYGIVDNIAHLSDISSAKNVSLQFGFNLLFN